The sequence GTAGATGATGGGCATGGCAATTCTCTCCTTTGTTGTTGATGACAGCCGCCATTGATCAGTCGTCGATCGGCCCGTGAGGGCGTGATCGAGCAACGGTCACGCGAGACGCCGCGCATGCACTGAACTCGGCGCACGACATGTGCGCATGGCTTGTCTCGAGCTCCGCTACCTGACGTGGGTGAAGGGGAGCGCAAGACGAGCGCCCTGTTCATTGAGTTGGTGCGAATGGTGAGCAGTGCCTACCCCGACGTTCATGGCTGGCTGTACCACGGCGGTCCGACACGTCAGGCTCTTCTTCATCAGGTCCTCTCCGTAAACCCTCGCTCAGCAACACATCTCCCACCATCCGCATCAGAGAAGAAGCGAGGTTGTCACAATTTCTGAGAGGCATTCCTTCATCAACTTGTCCCCGTGACGGCGCCGAGCCACCGAAGCAGCAACCGTGCCAATGATGCAACACTATAGTCAATAGAAACTCAAGAATCAGCAGTCACATGAAGCACGCCTTCTTGACGTGTCAGGTTCGGGGACTGACACGTCAACCGGCCTTGTGAAACAGCCGCACCGAACCTCATGCGCCCGGACTCCCACCCATTCTTGACTGAGCCACTCCCAGGATACGGCTGATTCGCTGGGGAAATGCCCACGCAGTCAGCATCCAGCGAAGGACCTGGATCACGTCCGCACGGCTACCTCTACTCTGGGTGCCTGAGCATGGATATTGGGCCTAGTGCCTACACCACGCGGGCGCAGCGGCCGGACGTCCACCTCCGCCTCACCTTGCGTGGGCGGCGGCAATGCCTCGAAGCGCACGCCGCCCTCCCCCGGCACGAAGGCGCCTTCCGGCACGGTTCCTCCGGCGGCCTCCGCCGGTACGCCCCCCGTGCTCCTCCACCTCGCCAGCTCCACCTGGCCAGGGCACACGCTACCGTCAGCCTCCCATGAGCTTCTCTCAAGCCCTGCGAGACTGGGGAACTCGGGCCGCTCGCGTCCGTGAGCGGATTGACCCCGTGGGGCCGCATGTACCCTCAGTGTGCACCTCCAGCAGGGAGGAGAACGGGACAAGACGGGGCGTAACGGGATGGGGCGGCACAACGAGCCGCCGTGCGCTCAAGGCGATAGCGGGTAACAGCGTGTCCTGCCTGGGGTTTGCTATCGCCGTGTCCGCGGGTTCGAATCCCATCGGGGACACTTCAGTCGGGGCGGGAAATCGCGGATGCAACCGCGGCTTCCGGCCCCGGTGCTTGACCTGAAAACACTCGCGCGTCAGAGCCGGTCGCGCGCGGAGGCACGCGACCGGCGAACGACGGGCAGGCGCTACTCGACGTAGTGCTGGCTGACGAGAACGCTGGCGCCGGTCTGCGTGTCGACGAAGAAGACCTTCGAGTCGTACACCCACGGGCTCGGGTGGTAGTGGAGGTAGCAGCCGAGGAACGAGTGATTGCCAGCGCGGCCCCCGAAATCGGCCAGGCCCGGAGCGGGATTGAATGACGCCGACACGCCAGAGCTCGCGACGGCATTACTGACGACGTTGAGGACCTCGCTCCCGTTGGCCAGATTCGGGCGAAGGGTTGCCGCTGCACGTCGCGCCGACGTACCCGCCGGTCTTCGCCGCCGTGAAGAGCTGCTGGAGGCGCACCTCGGCGACGCCGTTCACCGCCACCACCGACGCGACCGAGCCGAACGGCTGAGCGGCGCGCGCGCTCACGATGGCCTGCGCCACGTTGCTCGGCAGATAGGCGTCGAGCTAGGCGAAGGTCGCCGTGTTCACGTAGTCCAGGAAGCCTTGGCACTCCGGCGCGGTGTCCCCGAGGTCGTAGTTGAAGACACTCGGGCCGCACTCCTCCGGGAAGCCGTCGTGGATGGCCGCGGCCACCTGCGCCGTGCCCCAGTAGAGATAGGCGCCATAGGAGTTGTCCCCCGCGCCGTATTCAATCTCCACGTAGAACTGGTTGGTGTAGCTGTCCCGCCGCACCCAGCGGTTGATCAAATGCTCATCCACCCTGCTGAAGGCCTCTTCGAGAGTGAGCCGAGAAGGGCCGTGAAATGCTTGCATGAAGACTCACTTATCACCGCTCCTGTTACATGTTTGAGGGCGCCGAACAAAACATGGAGGAAATTCGAATGTCGAGGCTGGCGCTCCGCGACATGAACGTGACCATCGCTGGGGTGTCGCACGCCCATGGCTCCGGCGACCCCCGCTGTCGCTGCGTTCCGGAACGCAACTTCGCGCGGCCCGCCCCGATAATCCCATCAGCACCCACACGTGGGTGCAGTTGGGCAGCAGTCGAGGGGCGACATGGGCAACGTACGGATTGGGGAACGCGTCACGCGGACGTCCACCTCGCAGGTGGAGGAGGTCCAGCCCACCGAGGTCGAAGTCCCACCGCCCCCGCCACAGGTCGCGCCGCCCGCGGCTCCGGCCGCTCGCGAGCGAGAGCGGGACACCTACTCTCCTCCCCGGGCCGCGCGAGCGAACCCCGCACGAGTGCCCTCCCCTCCTGCCCGTCCGCCCGAGGAGGTCCTGCGAGAGGACCCGCGCTTCACCCGGCTCCCCGAGGCCACGCAGGCGGCCGTTGTGGAACGGGCCCGAGCGGCGGGCAACTCCCCCATCGCCCAGCAGAACCTGCGCACTCTCGCGACGAATGACGGCTTCGCGCAGCTTCCGCTCTCGAACCAGCGGGCGATGCTGGACCTCCAGGGGCAGGCCCCCGTCGACCGCCAGCGCACCGAGCAGCTCGTCAACCTCGCGGACAATCCAAACTTCCGCGGCCTGGACGAGGCGACCCGGAACAATGCCCTGGGCCAGCTCTCTCGTCACCCCGATGACCCGAGCGCGCGGCAGACCGTTGCCCGGCTCGCGACGTCGCCCGGCTTCGCGCGGATGCCCGGCGCGGACCAGAACCGGCTCCTGAACCTGGTGGGTGGCACCAACGTCCTGTCCAACCCGGCTCGGCAGGCGCTGGACGGACTCATGGGCAGCGCCGCGTTCCAGGGGGCGAACGCGGAGGGCCAGCAGGCCCAGTTGAATGACTTCCTCACGCGACAGCCGGCCGCACCGCGCGTGGTGTCGGGCCTCCATGGCCCCACGCCGGTGGCCCGCCTGACGACCACCACCATCTACGGGCCCACCCAGGTGCCCGACCACAACTTCAGCTCGGGCAGGGCCGCCGCCAACCGCTACGAGGTGGAGGTCGACGGGCGGCGCATCCCCGTGTTCATGCCGCGCAACCCCAATCCGGCGAACGGCCACAGCCCCACCATCGAGCAGGTCGCGCAGGGCCTCGCGGTGCTCCCGCCCGCCAGCCGCGCCCTGGTCGACCGGGTGAATGTGGAGCCGGGGCAGAACCCGCAGGACGCGTACTGGCGCACCCGCTACCCGAACGACCCCAACGCCCGCAACTTCCGCTCGTACATGACGGCGGGCGCGGACGGGACGGTCACCATCTACCCTTCGGAGCACCCACAGTCGCAGGCCGTCCTCAATGACAGCCTCATCCACGAGACGGGCCACACGCTGTCCATGCGGCGCTGGGGCGATGACTCCAGCGGCCGCCGGTGGGCCGACTGGCGCAACGCCATCCAGCGCGATGGCATCCGGCCGTCGAACTACTCGGCCAACGCGCCGGGAGAGGACTTCTCCGAGTCGCTGGTGCTCTACCAGCGCGTCCGCGGCACGCCCCAGGAAGCCGAGGTCCGTGCGATGATGCCGGAGCGCTTCCGCATCCTCGACCGGTTGCTGAGCGGAAGTCGCTGACGCGCGGTCGGAGGCATCCGTGAGCCAGGCACCGAAGCACCCGGGGACCATCGTCTACATCGACGGGACGACGCAGAAGGAAACCGAGCGCGTGGACATCTCCGAGGTCCCCGAGCCCCTGCGCTACGCCCCGACGAAGAAGGGGCTCGTCCCGGTGGTCAAGGTGATTGCCTTTTCCGAGGGCAACCACCGGACCCTGCGCGAGTACGGCCCCGACGGGGAGTTGCTCCGCTCCACCGTGCAGATGGCATCCCCTGAGCCGTAGCGCCTCGACACCCGCGTCCAGTTCTGGAAGCGCGACATCGAGGGCCATGCGCGTGGAGGCGCGCCGCTATGGAATGGCGATGAGCACACCGCTGCGGGGATCGGCGCTACCTGCCACCGCCTCGCGATAGGCGGCAAGCGCGCCATCAGCCCCGTGGCGCAGGTCGATTCGCACCGCGTCGCGCATGATGGCGAGGAAGGCGGACCAGCTCTCGCTGACGCGCTCGCGAAGCTGATCTCCGCCCCAGTCCGCCGAACGCCTGGCGATGCGGCCGGGCGCGAAGAAGGCTTCGCGCTTGGGTCTACCGCCGCCTCCGCCGAAGCCGGACGCCGCGTCCCAGTGTGCCTTGCCGACGATGATGACCCGCTCGAGCCTTTCTCCCAGCGCGTGAATCACCTCGGGATTGCCGGCGATGTCGACCAGCACGCTCGGCGCCGCGGCGAGGCTGGGGATTGCATCGTACGTGACCAACCTGTCGTAGAGGCCGAGCCGTTCGAGGAACGCGACGCTTCCCGGCGACGTGAGCCCGAACCAGCTCCGCGCGTTCGCTCCGCGCGCGATAGGCGTGCGCGAGCCCGATGGCGGTCTTGCTCGACGCCGCCGATACCAGCACTCGATTCGCACCATAATCGCCCGTTTCCGCGAGCTGATCGGCAAGCAGCCAGCCGGTCATCTGCAGCGGCCGGAACAGCGGCCACAACATCCGGTCGCGCTCGACGAAGCCGTCGAGAGCGGTCACCCGCTGATAGCGATTGTAGAAGGCGGGCAATGGCTGGCGACGCGGTGTCGCATCGACGAAGCCGACCGGCCCGACGCGCTCGGGGCGCAGCCGCGCATGGCTCGCCATCGGCCAATAGCCGTAGACCTCCTCGCCCGGCTCCAGCCCCGCGACAATTGAGCGCGTCACCCGAGCGAAACCCCAGACTGGAAGTCGCCCCGGCGCGCCACGCTCGGCGAAGAAATCCCAATAGCCGGCATCCGGCCCGAGCACGCCCATCGGCTTGCCGAGCGCGGCATATGTCACGTTGTTGGCGGTCATCGCGAACAGCCCGACCGCGAGCTCCGCTTCGCCTTCGCCGAGCGGCGATTCGGGATCGGCGGCGATTCGCGCCTGCGCAATGTCCTCGCGTTCGATGTCGATTGCCCAGCGCTGCATGTCTGCCTCCTCGACGCCCGATGTGGCGCCGTCGTATTGCAACCCTATTACGACCAAGAAGAGGTTGGATGAGCACTGCTACGGAGTGTCGTCGCCAGAGCGCTCCGTGGGCCCCGAGGTGGCGGGGCGCGGAGGTGGGAAGACCGGGCTGTAACACGCGCCTTTGTGCACGTAGAGCCTATAGTTCTCCTCACAGTCCTCCAGGCTCACGTCCACCTTCATCCAGCATCCGCCATGGATGGGGATCCACGAGCTGCGAGGACAGCGGCCAGCCGCATCGGGCCGCATCTGCCCTGGAAGGGGCTTGGGCGGTGGCTCCACGGCAATGACAGACAAGGCTGACGGAGCCTGATGAGGAGACACCGGAGCCGTCAGTGCGGTATCGCCGAGCGCGACGGTGCCGCCATCCTTCGCCTCTTCGATGGCGGATGCATGGCCCTGTTCGCGCATCTCGTGAGGCCTCGCGCTCAGCATCCACACGACTCCAAGCGCCATGGCGGCCCCCAGGCTTGCGGCGGCCATGAGTCGGGACAACGGGGCAGGTCCCCTGCCCTGTCCTGGGACGCTTCGTGCCTCCTCGGCAGGAACGTCCTTCCGGGTGAAGAGCGGCACGTCCGCTTCAGGCCCTGCTCCACGCGCGGCCTGCTCCAGCAGCTCCGCCAGTTCACCGGCACCGCCACGCGCTTCGGGGCGTACGGAGAGCATCCGTGTCACAAGCCTGCTCAACTCCTCGCAGCAGCGGGCATTGACGCCAATGGGAGGCACCGGGCCCGTCCCCTCCGGGCCCCAGAGGTGGCTCACCTCCTCCAGCATCGCGGGGATGGGTGGGTAGTCGTCAGTCACCAGCCGATATGCGGTCATCCCCAACGCGAAGACGTCATCGGCCGGCCCGGGCGCATAGGGCGGGTCCGACAGCTTGAAGGGAAGACGCACGGAGCGCCATGCCTCCGGTGAGCGGTAGGGCTGCGTCCCCGGCGGAAATGGCGGCGACGTGAGCATCGCGGCGCCGACGTAACTGCCGGAGCCGAAGTCGGTCAGGAAGACCTGTCCGTCCGAGGCGCGCACCAGCACGTTGTCGCCCTTCACGTCTCGACGTGGGCCGCAAACTGCACCGCAGGGTGCATCCGGTTCAGAAAGGGTGGGCATCACGTTCCCGGTGCATCCCCTGAGAGGCTTGCAGTTGGTGGTCATGCGTATCGTGCGTAGCCAGAGTGGGCAGCAGTACGTCGATGTCGAGCATCCCAAGGGTGGTTTCATTCGGTTGCCGCTCGAGTGGACGGACCGCCGCACTCCCACAGTGCCGGCGGTCTCCGGGGGACGGCAGGTACGTCTGAGTGCCCCTGCCTTGCTGAAGCTGGCTGCAGCCGTCGAGGAGGGGCTGAAACGGCCCCTGCCTCCAGAGCCTGCTGCGCTACCAGCGCGGGAGTCTAGGTTCAATCATGCCAGTACCGCTGGGGCCCCGCGCAGACCTGCCCTGGTCACACCTGTCCGAGGCAGCCCGAAGCCAGTTGGTGAGCGCCTGGGCCAGCCTGCTGCACAAGGTGCTGCGCGAAGAGGCCGGCGCCGGAGAGCGAAGCCATGAGCGACAAGCTACAGGCCACTCATCTTCAACGACGGGCGGTCGTCTACCTGCGGCAGTCCACGCTCAAGCAGGTCCTCGAACACCATGAGTCCACCACCCGGCAGTATGCCCTGAAGCAACGCGCGCAGGAGCTTGGTTGGCCGGCCGGGCGCATTGACGTCATTGACGAAGACCTGGGACAGAGCGGCGCGGGGAGTGCCTGGCGCTCCGGCTTCCAGCGACTGGCCGAAGAGGTGGCCCACGGACGGGTGGGCCTCATCCTCGCCTTGGAGGTGTCGCGGCTGGCGCGCTCCTCGGCGGACTGGCAGCGCCTGCTGGAGTTGTGCGCGCTGGCCGATGTCCTCATCGCGGACGAGCAGGCCATCTACACGCCGCGAGACTACAACGACCGACTCTTGCTGGGGCTCAAGGGCACCATGAGCGAGGCCGAGCAGTACTGGATGCGCCTGAGGCTGCAGGGAGGCAAGTTGTCCAAGGCCCGGCGCGGGGAACTCTTCCTCGCGCCCCCTGTCGGTTATCAGTGGAACGAAGCAACGCATCGGCTCTGCCTGGACCCGGACGAGCAGGTCCAGCGCGCGGTGCGACTGGTCTTCGAGCGCTTCCGGCTGGAGGGCAGTGGCTACGCGGTGGTGCGTTACTTCGCCCGGCATGGGCTGAAGCTGCCCACGCACCAGCTGCGAGGGCGCCAGGTGCATTGGAGTCTCCCGCGCTACGACAGCGTGCTCGACATGCTCCACAACCCCCTCTACGCCGGCGCCTACGTCTACGGGCGCAAGGAGGTGCGCATGGCGCTGGTGGAAGGGCAAGTGAAGCAGCGGCACACCACCGTGCTGCCCCTGCCGTCGTGGAAGGTATGCCTCTTCAACCACCACCCGGCCTATCTGAGCTGGGAGGAGTTCATGACCAACCAGAAGAAGCTCGAGAGCAATCGCACCCACCACCTGCCACACCAACATGGCGCCGCGCGAGAAGGAGCGGCCCTGCTGCAAGGCCTGGTGCTCTGTGGGAAGTGCGGCCACTCCATGGGCGTGCGCTATCGGGGCGCCACGCACAGCCCCTACTACGAATGCTCCAACGCTCCTGGCTCCATGGGAGGCAAGCGGCTGTGTTGGTTGGTGGCGGCTCGCGGGGTGGATGAGGCCGTCGCCCGACTCTTCCTGGAAGCGGTGCAGCCGCCAGAGGTGGAGCTCGGACTGGCCGTAGCGCACGAAGTGGAACGCCAGGCCGAGCAGTTGCATCAGCAGTGGAAGCTGCGGATGGAGCGCACGCGCTACGAGGCCCAGTTGGCCGAGCGCCGCTACAAGGCCGTGGACCCGGACAATCGGGTCGTGGCTCGTACCCTCGAGCATGAATGGAATGACAAGCTGCGGGAGTTGGAGGAGTTGGA comes from Pyxidicoccus parkwaysis and encodes:
- a CDS encoding DUF2855 family protein, with amino-acid sequence MVRIECWYRRRRARPPSGSRTPIARGANARSWFGLTSPGSVAFLERLGLYDRLVTYDAIPSLAAAPSVLVDIAGNPEVIHALGERLERVIIVGKAHWDAASGFGGGGGRPKREAFFAPGRIARRSADWGGDQLRERVSESWSAFLAIMRDAVRIDLRHGADGALAAYREAVAGSADPRSGVLIAIP
- a CDS encoding serine/threonine protein kinase; the protein is MKGDNVLVRASDGQVFLTDFGSGSYVGAAMLTSPPFPPGTQPYRSPEAWRSVRLPFKLSDPPYAPGPADDVFALGMTAYRLVTDDYPPIPAMLEEVSHLWGPEGTGPVPPIGVNARCCEELSRLVTRMLSVRPEARGGAGELAELLEQAARGAGPEADVPLFTRKDVPAEEARSVPGQGRGPAPLSRLMAAASLGAAMALGVVWMLSARPHEMREQGHASAIEEAKDGGTVALGDTALTAPVSPHQAPSALSVIAVEPPPKPLPGQMRPDAAGRCPRSSWIPIHGGCWMKVDVSLEDCEENYRLYVHKGACYSPVFPPPRPATSGPTERSGDDTP
- a CDS encoding recombinase family protein — its product is MSDKLQATHLQRRAVVYLRQSTLKQVLEHHESTTRQYALKQRAQELGWPAGRIDVIDEDLGQSGAGSAWRSGFQRLAEEVAHGRVGLILALEVSRLARSSADWQRLLELCALADVLIADEQAIYTPRDYNDRLLLGLKGTMSEAEQYWMRLRLQGGKLSKARRGELFLAPPVGYQWNEATHRLCLDPDEQVQRAVRLVFERFRLEGSGYAVVRYFARHGLKLPTHQLRGRQVHWSLPRYDSVLDMLHNPLYAGAYVYGRKEVRMALVEGQVKQRHTTVLPLPSWKVCLFNHHPAYLSWEEFMTNQKKLESNRTHHLPHQHGAAREGAALLQGLVLCGKCGHSMGVRYRGATHSPYYECSNAPGSMGGKRLCWLVAARGVDEAVARLFLEAVQPPEVELGLAVAHEVERQAEQLHQQWKLRMERTRYEAQLAERRYKAVDPDNRVVARTLEHEWNDKLRELEELESQYQQERRRQKLELSEQDRARILTLSKSLPRVWSAPSTTNAERKNLLRILVQKVALSPIEVPSRQIRVQVVWVTGAVTDFTLPRRQGFQTRSNPAEAVELILQLFQQKSDAQIAAELNQRGLRSGANLPWNTKTVHRVLNVRGLHRAMPAPQCVPAPARRADGLYSVHGVAERFGVSEAIVRYWMARGWLEPTEGGGRGHVCWFKLDRQALRRLNAGRARSSSSSSNPMQHEVHYA